From Apium graveolens cultivar Ventura chromosome 9, ASM990537v1, whole genome shotgun sequence, the proteins below share one genomic window:
- the LOC141686472 gene encoding uncharacterized protein LOC141686472 yields MTMSYVDATIGASSSTSGAAQHTQIFDANHLYFLQNFDNPGTLIVTQLLTDQNYNQWSTSVEIALSAKMKLGLIEGTLSKLAITSPLYGLWIHCNNMVLSWLLNSISTEIRNSMAYFTTAKEIWDDFAVRFSQSNMPRTFQFRKELASIQQGSMSITTFFTRFRTLMSKIDNLNPIPKCVCVNNKCACNNAKKLEKYEDAIKLSQFLMGLNDQYTTIRG; encoded by the coding sequence ATGACGATGAGCTATGTTGATGCTACTATTGGAGCTTCATCTTCTACATCAGGTGCAGCACAACATACACAGATTTTTGATGCTAATCATCTGTACTTCCTGCAAAATTTTGACAATCCAGGTACTCTTATAGTCACTCAGCTCTTGACTGATCAGAATTATAATCAATGGAGTACATCTGTTGAAATTGCATTATCTGCTAAGATGAAATTAGGTTTGATAGAAGGAACTTTGAGTAAACTTGCCATTACTTCACCTCTTTATGGCTTGTGGATTCATTGTAACAATATGGTGCTGTCTTGGTTACTAAACTCCATTTCTACTGAGATTCGTAATAGTATGGCCTATTTCACCACTGCTAAGGAGATTTGGGACGATTTCGCAGTTCGATTTTCTCAATCTAACATGCCTCGAACATTTCAGTTTCGAAAGGAACTAGCATCTATTCAACAAGGATCTATGAGTATCACAACCTTCTTTACTAGGTTTAGAACTCTTATGTCTAAAATAGATAATCTCAATCCCATTCCAAAATGTGTATGTGTTAATAACAAATGTGCTTGTAATAATGCTAAGAAATTGGAGAAATATGAAGATGCTATCAAGTTAAGTCAGTTCTTGATGGGGCTAAATGATCAATATACTACTATTCGAGGATAG